The Spea bombifrons isolate aSpeBom1 chromosome 7, aSpeBom1.2.pri, whole genome shotgun sequence genomic interval GGTAAAAAGGATCCATTGTGGTGTATATACGATGCATTAAATGGTGCGGACGCTGCAAGTTAAAGAGGGCCTTGTGAGCTCACGCGTGTCcgcgcacaaaaaaaaaaaagcgaactCTAAACTTCcagtatattttgtatttttttttttttatcgaacCATTAGATAAATTCCTAAATGAAAGCGATAGCTTTTCTCAGAAAAACTTGGCACTAGGCCTTGTTACCGCCTATGTGTAATACGTGATGCTTGGAATGCGTGATGCTTGGTTCGCTAACAATGCGCCAATCCTGGCTGAGCATTTTAGTTTAAATGAGCTGTATAAGATATTACCAGTTTGTGTACCTGTGTTGACTtgatctttttaaaaaataaaaaaaaaagtactgcaCACATTCTTAGAAGGACACTGTTATGTTGGGGTGTATTCCGCTTCATCACTTGTTTTGAGTGATGCTTCAGGATATCTGGTTGTTTTTGTAATGAACTTTGTGTATTATTGCAGTCTCTATTAATGCTCAACTTTATTATCCTgttagatatgtgtgtgtgtaagatcTGTCTGTTTTGAATCCTAGGGCATCTTTTTTATGAATAATCAAAAGCAACAAAAACCAACGCTATCTGGCCAGCGTTTTAAAACACGAAAAAGAGGTGAGTGTACTGATTCTCCCCACCCCTGCTGCCCAGGACAAGTAGGTCTTTGTTTGGAAAGCatagaaacacacaaacatattagTATTCCTATACTTAAATACATAAACTCTAAATATTGCTTGGAATCTCTTCTAAACAGAGAGGCTACAGAACAATGACCTAAACTTTGTTTGTCAACATTCCCTGATTACAATACCCCTTTGTCTTCCTTCTACTTCACTGTTttcagtactgtatgtatagtGATTTGAGGGgctctattatatattatggctGTCGTAGTGACATAACCCGGCTCCCtgtataccgcatttgctcgattataagacaaccccccccccaatctgaaaatgtatgaaaaaaagcctgaatataagacaaccctataggaaaaaccgttttaccggtaaatgttaattcatgtaaactttttttattatttttttataaaagccatGATTGAGTTacagtttttatttccttttttttttttttttttttcttcaacctgcccctcccataatgcacatctgccccaggcttgccgctctgccccagaaatgccttataccccctttatgccactgtgccccatgatatgcattttgaccccctatgtgccattctgcctccagaattgccttatacccctatatgccactctgacatttagggggttaaaaggcatattatggggcagagtggcatatagggaggtataaggcaattcaggaggcagagtggtgtatagagggttgaAAAGCacctctggaggcagagtggcattaagggggttaaaaggcatttcatagagcactctgcctacagaaatgccttatgccccccatttaacactccctcctccaaacttactggtgcttcgtagtccgggcagcgtgtagggAAACTCTGATCTGACAgccgggaaggtctgcgcgatggatgaaGACAACTGCGCCTCCTCccagctgcagcgtaagttgtctacactaatcgcgtagagctctacacgctgcccggactacgcaccggagACACGGTAGCACCGGTAAGTCAGGgcgggggggcataacacaggaggatccaggttccctgcagtgctgcggggtatcttagtctcatagtcagacctatttgagatTCGTtggaccccgattataagacgaggggtattcttcagagcatttgctctgaagagcaaatacggtaatatagtTTGATATGCTCTCCCATACACTGATTATTTTGATCAGCAATGCATGGCTCCATAGCCTTGCATCGCTGACACAATGGGATATCAGCCAGCAGGCCCTGCTGGATGTCTTCTCTCCTCTAATGACCTCCCTGCGCATGTCTGTATTGACACCTGCTGGAAAGtaagtccccccccccttttttttttttccttttgccaTATGTGGGTTAAATTAAGATTCCCCTTTTCTGAGTTTGATGTACCCACGCAAACTTATGTGTACCGTATATTCCAGCGTATAAGatgactgggcgtataagacgacccccaacttttccagttaaaatatagagtttgggctatgctcgccgtataagactacccctctacccagtatacaacaaccatccaatcacggcaagcaatgtaccttaccggtgattggctggttgttacacacacatatacactaacatacgcctgtcaaTACATAcccatttatacactgccctcaccacacacacctgactatacacacactgaccatctcacaccaacatatagacacatacactgcccttcccccccccatctcttacctttctcatcttctgtcttccatccagttgtgggagtgtgaggtctgtcatttcagacctctgctttactgctccctcatcactacgcgccggcaattgatgcagagcgacgggacatgacgtcatccccgcgctcggcatcaatagccggcgcgtggttattagggagcacggaagccgaggtcgtgatctccccaaccagccctgcttatCGGGCACCCGCTGGTCAGGGCTacatcacgatcttgcacctacctcggcgtggccctgaagaccagcccaggggaggcggcttctctgctcgcccctcccctagggcttgacaaattttgttttgaatctaggagccGGCTagaaaagttaggagccaggattttatatttttttaaacgtttttttattttcaatgacaAAAAATTAATGACCTGAGGGAATTCCCTCCCTCTCCCTTAAATAGGTCCACTTTCCTCAAACccctactttttttattttattcccccCTCCTCCACTTTACGGGGAGAGGATCGTGACGtcggaactcttctgtgagtcCGCCCGCTTCAGCGTAGCATCTTGAAAGGGGCGGGATGAAGAGCCTCATTAAGGCACTGTCACTCAGCAGCAGATTAAAATTGCTTGGTGATCTGACAAACTAATATGGTGGACTTGATTAGTACTGCCTTATCCTTGATGTGCCTCCTAATGCCTCTCACCTCCTAAGCTTCAATGGTatagctgaaatgcctcgacATTCAGTGACGCCGGACACCCACCCCAGCATGCACTGTGACAGCTCCGGAGTGCTGTCACAAGTGCAACTGCAAGAAATTTAAGATTGTGTTGTAAAATTTTAAGCTAAAGTAAAAGAAGCTCAATGTATGCTCAGAGGATATAGTCTGCTAAAACAAGGTTttgtattaaagaaaaaaaataaatagataaaaaaatgtgcttttccaTAGATGAAAAGGAGAGGTTTGACCCTACGCAATTCCAAGACTGCATCATTCAAGGCTTAAATGAAACTGGAAACGATTTGGAAGCAGTAGCAAAGTTTCTGGATGCCTCTGGAGCAAAGCTTGACTATCGCCGTTATGCAGAAACGCTCTTTGACATCCTGGTGGCTGGCGGGATGTTGGGTATGTAGGAAGAAAGCGGTCTCCTCAATTTTAAACgccaaataatgtaaaatttaaaaaagtagttAGACCGGCTGGTCGGCACACTATAAAAACTGATCCCTGCTGTCATGCAGGTGATCAGACAGTATGGCACAACATAAGAAACATGGATAAGGGGGTGGCAGGTTGTTTGAAATGTAAATAACATTTGGTGACAAAGTGGCTGCATGAgaagtcgttttttttttttgttttttttttaaatcttatatGGTGCCAAAAATCTACAGTgctcttaatacaatacaatacaatacatatattgaaggggtatgaaaagactagaattgacagactaaacgAATGCATTAGGCGGAGAGGGCCTTGCTCgcaagaagcttacaatcttaagggaatggggtgaggagaaacataaggcacagggaaagggtgagaggtagtgtggtggttgtatcaatgacaagaaagttctagcagctaaaatGGTAATCTTCTctgaagtgagttttgagatgtttcttgaatgttgggagggagggtgaatgctgaaggtttgttGAAAGTAGATTCCAGacatatggggcagcccgagtgaaatcttgtagatgggaaaaggaagaggtgataagtgaggaggagagccttagcccatgggaagaacgtaaggatcgagtaggagcgctctctccacctaatgtatccgtttgtcttagtctgtcaattctcgtcttgtcataccccttgaatatatttattgtattaagcgctgtgtagattgttggcgctatataaataggtgTAGTATCATGGCaggggatccaggtttcagTAAGTGCTAGGGCAGGGACGTCCAACCTACGGCCCTCCAGATGCTGCAGGGCTACATCTCCCGTAATTCTCTCTAGGccaaggggctggctgaggagtatgggagatgtagtcctgcagcagctggagggccgcacgttggacgcccctgtgctagggggttaaaaggatgGGAGAAATCATGTATACAAGCGAGTTTGTTGCATACCGAAAGGGTATTTCATAGTGCACTGCTAAAGACTGGAGTGGTTTATGGTTGGAGATGATGGGTATGAGATTGTTTAGGTTGCACATGTAGGGTTGTGTTTAGTGGTTGCCAGTGATGGGAATAGGGAAGGAGTATGTGGGGAACAGAAGTAGCAGAGCAAGTACAGGTttcacatgtaaaaaaatgtttgtgtagGTCTCCTGAGTCGGTGGGCTACTACCATACGGGACATAGGCCTCACAGaataaaattaagaaattagACATGTTTTGTGGCCCATTACCATGGGAAAGTATTCAATCTAAAATCTGCCCTTGAAAAAccaacatataacttgtgtgggtgcaTTAAGAATTACAAAGGATAATCATGGAAAGGAAATGCAGCATAGAATACTAAgtctcaggtttttttttttttttggcacagaATACCATCAGTACAGAAGTTAAGTGTATTGTATCACATAAATGGAAATCCTTTAATCAGAATTTACTGCTTGCTTGTTTTCCCTACTTTAGCCCCAGGTGGAACTCTTGCAGATGACGTGATTCGTACTGACGTCTGTGTATTTACAGCACAGGAAGATCTAGAAACCATGCAGGCATTTGCTCAGGTGTGTGGCTTCTCCAATTCTGACATTCTAACTTGTAAAGATGTAGGTTTTGCTGCCCGTTCCCCCATTATGcaacatctatttttttttttcctaggtTTTTAACAAGTTGATAAGACGTTACAAGTACCTGGAGAAAGGTTTTGAGGAAGAAGTTAAAAAGGTTACCGCTAtgtgtcttttgtttttttagcagtAACTTTTCTCTCGGCACGTTATAAATCCAATAAGTGAATAATTTTCTGTTAAAATTCCTTTCATCCAGGCCTTTATATTGTAGTTTGAATGTGTCCTGTGAGTCTTCACACATACCACTCCATGTATCTGGTGCTGAATTAATACATTctgtaaatgcaaattaacatatttacaaaacatCCTTATCTTCCAGCTGCTACTGTTTCTGAAAGGTTTTTCAGAGTCTGAGAGGAATAAGCTGGCCATGCTCACTGGTATTCTTTTGGCTAACGGGAATCTTTCGGCATCAATCCTCAACAGTCTTTACAACGAGAACTTGGTCAAAGAGGGTGCGTTCATTGTACCTAGAATAAAGGAGGTTTTTGACCAACATTTGATTGTTTAAAATGATTCATACTTGTCTCTTTCAGGTGTTTCTGCAGCGTTTGCAGTAAAGCTATTTAAATCATGGCTTAATGAAAAGGATATCAATGCTGTTGCTGGTAGTCTTCGCAAAGTCAACATGGATAACAGATTAATGGTGTGTCGGTCAGGATCCTGACTAGCTACCCAACTGTTGTACTTAAATGCTCAGCTTGACGTAtctattttttcctgctttctAGGAACTATTTCCTGCCAACAAACAAAGTATTGAACATTTCACAAAATACTTTACTGATGCAGGATTAAAAGAGCTCTCAGAATATGTAAGGAATCAGCAGACAATCGGGGCACGTAAGGAGCTTCAAAAAGAGCTGCAAGAGATGATGTCACACGGCGAGCCTCTTAAAGAGGTACTTGTATGCctcttattttgtgttttaacagTAATAGAAAGTACTTTCGCTAATGCAGAATCTTTGCTTAATAGATTAGCATGTATGTAAAGgaggaaatgaagaaaaataacataCTGGAGCAGACTGTGATTGGCATCTTATGGTCCAGTGTAATGAGTTGTGTGGAATGGAACAAAAAGGAGGAGCTAGTTACAGAGCAAGCAATCAAGCATTTGAAGGTAAGGACTTTGctgaaaagggcattatcggcaaaatgccgaAGGGGGGGGTCTGAAAATCGTCTGCAGGGGCaaggctgcttacctgtgcgaACAGCGTCTCTTATACAGGCCAGGAGAATcgggaacccagtggagtcacgtgaatgcacttCGCATGACTCTGCTCCCTTCCGTCTTCCCCTGGGGGCGGGACAGGAGACGTTGCTCCCACAGCAACACAGATGGAAgtagcagggcccctgcagaagtctgagTGAGAGCTCTGCAGTTctggtaagggggtggggaagggtatatggatgagtgtgtgtgtgatagcatgggtgtgtaagggGGGAgtggcatggcatagggagcctgtagCACTGCTAAAGACAAATTGAAAcgggaaaaaaattaagatgctctttaaccccttcaatcccaggggtttttggtacctcaaagcccagagcaattttgccattttggggtatgtcggtttagcgattattctctgttcctgtgaatagtgtacccatgtaaactatatattgtttttttcaaggagagatggagctttcgtttgataccatagttggatgattagctgaaaatttagaatgagaaacttagtaaaaactagcgaagattagaaaaataaactaatttttttttacattttccctctgaatcctcacaaaattaggtaaagtgatggaaactCCACTccaattttattaattcaggtgtcctgatttcagaaatacctaatttatatagattttccagactttcccagcaccagggagcatactattaggtgtacaattttgtataatttttatggcttaaccggtttgggggttgtgaacgggggcaggagggttatactggctagatgttatgctagggcaatgggatgtaaggttttttttaagaaatttttttattatctttttatatattttttttaaaaaaaaaattttattttaattttttttacatttttgtattttttatatatattttttttttttttacacagtaatggtaagaggtcctcctagggacctcctgaacatgccagtgatgtcacagtgacatcacagctcacataattttttttagtatttatattattttaatttattaatttttttaattaactttttttttccagcttttccgtttcaggacgggagggggagcgagagagatggtctctcactccgCTCCccacgatccccctgcaccgatcacactgtgatctctatgcaggtcctcacagacctgcatagagatcgtagcgtctctgtgcctcatcggagggcaggatatccccgcagggatTATCcggtcctccgatgaccttccgggttacgtcagcagtgacgcaacccggaagggaatgcccgatcgcgcgtttgaaactgcgcgatcgggcagtttaccggtaacagcttaccggctttcatgccggaagctgttacaggctatcggacagcagaaagccggcaaagccggcttctgctgtcagtggggagtccaggctgtcaaacgacagcctggtctcccgtgcagcggcagggatgtgtccctgacgctggacgtaccgggacgtccataggggtttctttgtgggcgttttttggacgtcccggtacgtctataggggaacgaaggggttaagtcttataatcaagcaaatacggtattgtgtttgggttcaagtaccttttttttaaaaaaaaaataaaatttttttttatttttaaatgtctaaTATAGGAAGGTGATTAGAGAAATGCCAATGAGAAGTTTTGTGTACACAGTACAATGACACGTTTGTCAATTTTAAGTTATTCTGATAACACCcagtgtgtttattttaaattaacgaAACATTTGCAAATTagtaaaatgattattttttggttaatttgATCTAGTGTGAAAAAAATTTGTTAGTTGCCGACCTAAACTAATGCAAGACTTTGTTCTTTAACGTAAcctctatttttatattgttttaatcgACACCTCATAAAACGTTTCATTGTCAGCTTAAAAACCTACACGCAAATTCTTATTCCCTTTAAGCCTTAATGCTTCTGTATAGGCATGGGTGATACCTAGTCAATTTTGA includes:
- the BZW1 gene encoding eIF5-mimic protein 2 isoform X1, which codes for MNNQKQQKPTLSGQRFKTRKRDEKERFDPTQFQDCIIQGLNETGNDLEAVAKFLDASGAKLDYRRYAETLFDILVAGGMLAPGGTLADDVIRTDVCVFTAQEDLETMQAFAQVFNKLIRRYKYLEKGFEEEVKKLLLFLKGFSESERNKLAMLTGILLANGNLSASILNSLYNENLVKEGVSAAFAVKLFKSWLNEKDINAVAGSLRKVNMDNRLMELFPANKQSIEHFTKYFTDAGLKELSEYVRNQQTIGARKELQKELQEMMSHGEPLKEISMYVKEEMKKNNILEQTVIGILWSSVMSCVEWNKKEELVTEQAIKHLKQYSPLLAAFTTQGHSELTLLLKIQEYCYDNIHFMKSFQKIVVLFYKAEVLSEEPILKWYKDAHLAKGKSVFLDQMKKFVEWLKNAEEESESETEEVD
- the BZW1 gene encoding eIF5-mimic protein 2 isoform X2 → MPLEQSLTIAVMQKRSLTSWWLAGCWPQVFNKLIRRYKYLEKGFEEEVKKLLLFLKGFSESERNKLAMLTGILLANGNLSASILNSLYNENLVKEGVSAAFAVKLFKSWLNEKDINAVAGSLRKVNMDNRLMELFPANKQSIEHFTKYFTDAGLKELSEYVRNQQTIGARKELQKELQEMMSHGEPLKEISMYVKEEMKKNNILEQTVIGILWSSVMSCVEWNKKEELVTEQAIKHLKQYSPLLAAFTTQGHSELTLLLKIQEYCYDNIHFMKSFQKIVVLFYKAEVLSEEPILKWYKDAHLAKGKSVFLDQMKKFVEWLKNAEEESESETEEVD